The Candidatus Delongbacteria bacterium genome has a segment encoding these proteins:
- a CDS encoding FlgD immunoglobulin-like domain containing protein, with product MRNTLCLLALSLIGLAGAPRAQLSELWSVSESELVVSWLWPDLNGDGVQELIMEDGVGSWFFDGTSEYEQVWYVADPNSSANTIFGLWLQQDGWCVFRQQNSTDQQARLHVYAAGAATESWNTGLLPGNVTEGGIGDFDGDGQLELAWSWHSWDGSAWTSQWTVRNLATGAVELAVQTGAGYLSGPWTGNVEGDASEELLLNWYWNTGLSQVFCWGRVDTALAPQSPTSPGLRTWPNPFNPLCHIDVAAEAGVGSVGIFNLAGEEVRRLPLTTPGRANLIWDGLDQRGRPAASGTYLVRAGDRTRPITLLR from the coding sequence ATGCGCAACACGCTCTGCCTGCTGGCCTTGTCCCTGATCGGTTTGGCCGGCGCGCCCCGGGCCCAGCTGTCCGAACTCTGGTCGGTGTCGGAAAGCGAACTGGTGGTGAGCTGGCTCTGGCCCGACCTGAACGGCGACGGCGTCCAGGAGCTGATCATGGAGGACGGCGTGGGCAGCTGGTTCTTCGACGGCACCAGCGAGTACGAGCAGGTCTGGTACGTGGCGGACCCCAACAGTTCGGCCAACACCATTTTCGGCCTCTGGCTGCAACAGGACGGCTGGTGCGTCTTCCGGCAGCAGAACAGCACGGACCAGCAGGCCCGCCTGCACGTCTACGCGGCGGGCGCGGCCACGGAATCCTGGAACACGGGCCTCCTGCCGGGCAACGTCACCGAGGGCGGGATCGGGGATTTCGACGGCGACGGCCAATTGGAATTGGCCTGGTCCTGGCATTCCTGGGACGGCAGCGCCTGGACCAGTCAGTGGACCGTGCGCAACCTGGCCACGGGGGCAGTGGAGCTGGCCGTCCAGACGGGCGCGGGCTACCTGTCCGGCCCCTGGACGGGCAACGTGGAGGGTGACGCCAGCGAAGAGCTGCTGCTGAACTGGTACTGGAATACTGGCCTTTCCCAGGTGTTCTGTTGGGGCCGCGTCGACACGGCCCTGGCGCCCCAGTCCCCGACCTCGCCGGGCCTGCGGACCTGGCCCAATCCCTTCAATCCGCTCTGCCACATCGACGTGGCCGCGGAAGCGGGCGTGGGCAGCGTGGGGATCTTCAACCTGGCAGGAGAGGAGGTCCGCCGCCTGCCCCTGACCACGCCGGGACGCGCGAACCTGATCTGGGACGGGCTGGACCAG
- a CDS encoding urea transporter yields MSEAVEVRESSGLGSRWASEALTALGGVLFTSRRRSGLFFLLALLSSPRHAWFGLAGLVFARLAGRLLSPNGLCVRLGLAQGAGLLTGAALATYLPPGWTALFLLPAGAALAALLVAVLQPQFAARGLPVLALPFVLATLITLSSAAILFHGPLPLPELLPLLPGLDGLEIRLGRGLPLLAQEYLRSFGSLLFLPSLTGGLLVLAGLLLGSRITALAMVLGGALGTGLLSLLTGGAFQHEAFGLVAFNSILTAAALSGIFLALSARSLLYATLAVATSMLMATALVPVLQVLGLPVLALPFTLTVWLFLLPIRLGTLDSERLGIWAPPLELVGRAEDNLRAFERWQRGRLVPAPILSLPLRGPWTVTQGPGGLLTHNTELGGEAWDFMLLDEDGRGAEWPGDELEQFHGWACPVQAPADGLVVAVEGSVQDNPVHAADTRNPWGNWVLLAHEGGACSLLAHLRAGSLGVLPGQHVARGQVVAQVGNSGRSPEPHLHIQLNAGPWLAARSLPARFGSWVELPAGGPPVLHTLGRPETGMRVCGLTELDWPDWSAFFPYAVPGREWRGSCRKEGRESPFTLTLRAGLAGRLILDDGLSSAQVQWWPGWVQLLPLAEGDPDRRRLTGTDSLVDWLLLLGCVLPCRGLSGLESRAELRSFGLARGWRRLLTLEGDGRLSTVCEALEDPLPVLRGRSVLQVAGKPLWQGEFRAEAHRGLTRLLVRDARDRVLADFQLTTPEART; encoded by the coding sequence ATGAGTGAGGCGGTGGAGGTCCGGGAATCCAGCGGCCTGGGGAGCCGATGGGCCAGCGAGGCGCTCACCGCGCTGGGCGGCGTGCTGTTCACGTCCCGCCGGCGCAGCGGACTGTTCTTCCTGCTGGCCCTGCTGAGCAGCCCGCGCCACGCCTGGTTCGGACTGGCCGGCCTGGTCTTCGCCCGGCTGGCGGGCCGCCTGCTCAGTCCCAACGGGCTCTGCGTGCGGCTGGGGCTGGCCCAGGGCGCCGGCCTGCTCACCGGCGCGGCGCTGGCGACTTACCTGCCGCCGGGCTGGACGGCCCTCTTCCTGCTCCCCGCCGGCGCTGCCCTGGCCGCCCTGCTGGTGGCCGTGCTGCAGCCCCAGTTCGCCGCGCGCGGACTGCCCGTGCTGGCCCTGCCCTTCGTGCTGGCTACGCTGATCACGCTGTCCTCGGCGGCCATTCTGTTCCACGGTCCGCTGCCCCTGCCCGAACTGCTGCCCCTGCTGCCCGGGCTGGACGGGCTGGAGATCCGGCTGGGACGCGGCCTGCCGCTGCTGGCCCAGGAGTACCTGCGCAGTTTCGGCTCCCTGCTCTTCCTGCCCTCGCTGACCGGCGGCCTGCTGGTGCTGGCCGGCCTGCTGCTGGGTTCGCGGATCACGGCACTGGCCATGGTGCTGGGCGGAGCCCTGGGGACGGGCCTGCTCAGCCTGTTGACCGGCGGCGCCTTTCAGCACGAGGCCTTCGGCCTGGTGGCCTTCAACTCCATCCTCACCGCCGCCGCGCTCAGCGGGATCTTTTTGGCCCTGAGCGCCCGCAGCCTGCTTTACGCCACGCTGGCGGTGGCCACCAGCATGTTGATGGCCACGGCCCTGGTGCCCGTGCTGCAGGTGCTGGGCCTGCCCGTGCTGGCCCTGCCCTTCACGCTGACGGTCTGGCTCTTCCTGCTGCCCATCCGCCTGGGCACGCTGGATTCCGAGCGGCTGGGAATCTGGGCCCCGCCCCTGGAGCTGGTGGGTCGCGCGGAGGACAACCTGCGCGCGTTCGAACGCTGGCAACGGGGCCGGCTGGTGCCGGCGCCCATCCTGAGCCTGCCGCTGCGCGGCCCCTGGACCGTGACCCAGGGTCCGGGCGGACTGCTGACCCACAACACGGAGCTGGGCGGCGAAGCCTGGGATTTCATGCTGCTGGACGAGGACGGCCGCGGAGCGGAGTGGCCCGGCGACGAACTGGAGCAGTTCCACGGCTGGGCCTGTCCCGTGCAGGCTCCGGCCGATGGCCTGGTGGTCGCCGTGGAGGGTTCAGTGCAGGACAACCCCGTCCACGCGGCGGACACGCGCAATCCGTGGGGCAATTGGGTTTTATTGGCCCACGAGGGCGGCGCCTGCAGCCTGCTGGCCCACCTGCGCGCCGGCAGCCTGGGCGTGCTGCCCGGCCAACACGTGGCCCGCGGCCAGGTGGTGGCCCAGGTGGGCAACAGCGGGCGCAGCCCCGAGCCGCATCTGCACATCCAGCTCAATGCCGGCCCCTGGCTGGCCGCGCGTAGTCTGCCCGCCCGTTTCGGATCCTGGGTGGAACTGCCCGCCGGCGGTCCGCCCGTCCTGCACACCCTGGGCCGGCCGGAGACCGGCATGCGCGTCTGCGGCCTGACGGAGCTGGACTGGCCGGACTGGAGCGCCTTTTTTCCCTACGCCGTGCCCGGCCGCGAGTGGCGGGGCAGCTGCCGGAAGGAGGGCCGCGAGTCGCCGTTCACGCTGACCCTGCGCGCCGGTCTGGCTGGCCGGTTGATCCTGGACGACGGGCTGAGCAGCGCCCAGGTGCAGTGGTGGCCGGGCTGGGTGCAGCTGCTGCCCCTGGCCGAGGGCGATCCCGACCGCCGGCGTCTGACGGGAACGGACAGTCTGGTGGACTGGCTGCTGCTGCTGGGCTGCGTGCTGCCCTGCCGGGGCCTCAGCGGGCTGGAGAGCCGGGCCGAGCTGCGCTCCTTCGGCCTGGCCCGCGGCTGGCGCCGGCTGCTGACCCTGGAGGGCGACGGCCGCCTGAGCACGGTTTGCGAGGCGCTCGAGGATCCCCTCCCCGTCCTGCGGGGCCGCTCCGTGCTGCAGGTGGCCGGCAAGCCGCTGTGGCAGGGCGAGTTCCGCGCCGAGGCCCACCGGGGCCTGACCCGCCTGCTGGTCCGAGACGCCCGGGACAGGGTGCTGGCGGATTTTCAATTGACAACCCCTGAAGCGAGGACCTGA
- a CDS encoding alanine racemase: protein MSAESRRIYEKPVLLRHQAGLQNKFGKLPGLRLMEDLDGVPLKELAAQFGSPLYLLSESTLRRKVQQFRRAFESRYPRVRLGWSYKTNYLSAVCRIMHQEGSWAEVVSGHEFRLARDLGVPAARIIFNGPHKDDASLREAIRGGTRIHLDHLEEIPRLEALVRETGLPEGQSRLPVALRINMQLDANHWDRFGFNLESGRAHEAARRLSESAELELAGLHTHIGTYVDNVDNYRRAAGRLVELAVWVRRFTGARIRWWDMGGGFATRNTLHWAYQSGEVTCPSLQQYAEAICPVLATLPLEPGEELPELFFETGRALVDESMHLLLSVVSERRLNDGSRALVVDGGVNLLSSTAWYRYDILPVQNPGTQILEDTTLLGNLCMQIDVLRKGVPLPSLRPGDLLVVRHIGAYNLSQSTQFIHGRPAVALVDAQGGRHLVREAETPAYWRELDRLPDHLQDAGPRG, encoded by the coding sequence GTGAGTGCTGAGAGCCGTCGGATCTATGAGAAGCCCGTGCTGCTGCGGCATCAGGCCGGGCTGCAGAACAAGTTTGGCAAGCTGCCCGGGCTGCGCCTGATGGAGGACCTGGACGGCGTGCCCCTCAAGGAGCTGGCCGCCCAGTTCGGCAGCCCGCTCTACCTGCTCTCGGAGAGCACGCTGCGCCGCAAGGTGCAGCAGTTTCGCCGCGCCTTCGAGTCGCGCTATCCCCGCGTCCGGCTGGGCTGGTCCTACAAGACCAACTACCTGAGCGCCGTCTGCCGGATCATGCACCAGGAGGGCTCCTGGGCCGAGGTGGTCTCCGGGCACGAGTTTCGGCTGGCCCGCGACCTGGGCGTGCCCGCCGCACGGATCATCTTCAACGGCCCGCACAAAGACGACGCCAGCCTGCGGGAGGCCATCCGCGGCGGCACGCGCATCCACCTGGACCACCTGGAGGAGATCCCCCGGCTGGAGGCCCTGGTGCGCGAGACGGGCCTGCCCGAGGGCCAGTCGCGCCTGCCCGTGGCATTGCGCATCAACATGCAGCTGGACGCCAACCACTGGGACCGCTTCGGCTTCAATCTGGAATCGGGCCGCGCCCACGAGGCTGCCCGGCGCCTGTCCGAGAGCGCGGAGCTGGAACTGGCCGGCCTGCACACGCACATCGGCACCTACGTGGACAACGTGGACAACTACCGGCGGGCCGCCGGCCGACTGGTGGAGCTGGCCGTCTGGGTGCGCCGCTTCACGGGGGCGCGGATCCGCTGGTGGGACATGGGCGGCGGCTTCGCCACCCGCAACACGCTGCACTGGGCCTACCAGAGCGGCGAGGTGACCTGTCCCTCCCTGCAGCAGTACGCCGAGGCCATCTGCCCCGTGCTGGCCACGCTGCCGCTGGAACCGGGGGAGGAGCTGCCCGAGCTCTTCTTCGAGACCGGCCGCGCCCTGGTGGACGAGTCCATGCACCTGCTCTTGAGCGTGGTCTCGGAGCGCCGGCTGAACGACGGCAGCCGGGCGCTGGTGGTGGACGGCGGCGTGAACCTGCTCTCCAGCACGGCCTGGTACCGCTACGACATCCTGCCCGTGCAAAACCCGGGCACCCAGATCCTTGAGGACACCACCTTGCTGGGCAACCTGTGCATGCAGATCGACGTGCTGCGCAAGGGCGTGCCCCTGCCCTCGCTGCGTCCCGGCGACCTGCTGGTGGTGCGGCACATCGGCGCCTACAACCTCAGCCAAAGCACGCAGTTCATCCACGGCCGGCCGGCCGTGGCGTTGGTGGACGCCCAGGGCGGGCGCCACCTGGTGCGCGAGGCCGAGACGCCGGCCTACTGGCGCGAGCTGGACCGCCTGCCCGACCACCTGCAGGACGCGGGTCCGCGCGGATGA
- a CDS encoding ATP-grasp domain-containing protein yields the protein MTAPIPLGDWRDAGIAVSGLNAADNPAPGVAVARSLREAGHRGRLVGLAYDAMDAGIYNRQLFDEVYLIPFPSRGSDALLHHLRLVRQQGRLDLVIPTLDSELELYLTLQPELEEAGIHSFLPDEGGLAMRAKSRLAEFCHKHDFQVPPTEVVHSLEGLRDVWEDICDPDGREPVYVKGIFYDARKAWTVEQAMNSFVEISARWGLPIILQRGLAGFEYNICCLGDGEGGLVGAVPMRKLGVTEKGKAWSGVTVGDPRLLELAREMIAALKWRGPCELEILCEEETERLHLIEINPRFPAWCYLCAGAGQNLPAALARRALGGAPEVLPPARSGVIYSRAAVDIICDLGVLEDLSVSGRAVHPSSGEAPREC from the coding sequence ATGACGGCGCCCATCCCGCTGGGAGACTGGCGCGACGCCGGCATCGCCGTGAGCGGCCTGAACGCCGCCGACAACCCGGCCCCGGGCGTGGCCGTGGCCCGCAGCCTGCGCGAGGCCGGGCACCGCGGACGGCTGGTGGGGCTGGCCTACGACGCCATGGACGCCGGGATCTACAACCGCCAGCTCTTCGACGAAGTCTATCTGATCCCCTTTCCCTCCCGCGGCAGCGACGCCCTGCTGCACCACCTGCGGCTGGTCCGGCAGCAGGGGCGGCTGGACCTGGTCATCCCCACCCTGGACAGCGAGCTGGAGCTCTACCTGACCCTGCAACCCGAACTCGAGGAGGCGGGCATCCACAGCTTCCTGCCCGACGAGGGCGGCCTGGCCATGCGGGCCAAGTCGCGCCTGGCCGAGTTCTGCCACAAGCACGATTTCCAGGTGCCGCCCACGGAGGTGGTCCACTCCCTGGAGGGGTTGCGCGATGTCTGGGAGGACATCTGCGATCCCGATGGCCGGGAGCCGGTCTACGTGAAGGGGATCTTCTACGACGCCCGCAAGGCCTGGACCGTGGAGCAGGCCATGAACTCCTTCGTGGAGATCAGCGCGCGCTGGGGTCTGCCCATCATTCTGCAGCGCGGCCTGGCCGGCTTCGAGTACAACATCTGCTGCCTGGGTGACGGGGAGGGCGGCCTGGTGGGCGCCGTTCCCATGCGCAAACTGGGCGTGACGGAGAAGGGCAAGGCCTGGTCCGGCGTGACGGTGGGCGATCCGCGCCTGCTGGAGCTGGCCCGGGAGATGATCGCCGCCCTCAAGTGGCGCGGACCCTGTGAGCTGGAGATCCTCTGCGAGGAGGAGACGGAGCGCCTGCACCTGATCGAGATCAACCCGCGCTTTCCGGCCTGGTGCTACCTGTGCGCCGGCGCGGGCCAGAACCTGCCGGCGGCCCTGGCCCGGCGGGCCCTGGGGGGGGCGCCGGAAGTCCTGCCGCCGGCCCGCAGCGGCGTGATCTACAGCCGGGCGGCCGTGGACATCATCTGTGACCTGGGAGTGCTGGAGGACCTGAGCGTGTCCGGCCGAGCCGTCCATCCATCCTCCGGGGAGGCCCCGCGTGAGTGCTGA
- a CDS encoding PqqD family protein: MATLNHLHLSPQGFLFDHHSGLSFSTNSTGAWILDRMIKGAAQQEILNGLVEDFDVSPDQAALDLEEFLTVLRQHRVLPRERKVELS, from the coding sequence ATGGCAACCCTGAACCACCTGCATCTGAGTCCCCAGGGCTTTCTGTTCGACCACCACAGCGGGCTGAGCTTCAGCACCAACAGCACCGGCGCCTGGATCCTGGACCGGATGATCAAGGGCGCGGCCCAGCAGGAGATCCTCAACGGGCTGGTGGAGGACTTCGACGTGAGTCCGGACCAGGCCGCGCTGGACCTGGAGGAGTTCCTGACGGTCCTGCGCCAGCACCGCGTGCTGCCCCGCGAGCGCAAGGTCGAGCTGTCATGA